From the Zymomonas mobilis subsp. pomaceae ATCC 29192 genome, the window GACGAATGGGCAAAATGCATTGTCACAAATCGAGGTTTTTAAAGAAATCGCGGGCGTCTCCGGCCTGATTATGACGAAACTGGATGGTACCGCGCGCGGGGGTATTATGGTAGCTGCCGCTGAAAAATATGGCTTACCTATTCATGCTATCGGTGTTGGTGAAAGTTTGGATGATTTACGACCCTTTGACCCCGAAGCAGTTGCTCGGGCTATTGTAGGATTACCGCATAATTAAAGCTGGTAGCAATAATAGCGCTCGACATCGGGACGATTTTTGTTATCACCCTCTTAAGCCAGAGGATCGGGCGGCCGCCGGTATGAAGTTTTCATGCGGGAGGAAAGTCCGGGCTCCAAGGAGTAACGGTGCCGGATAACATCCGGCGAGGGTGACCTTAGGGAAAGTGCCACAGAAAACGAACCGCCTTCTTACTTTTGTAATGGAGGTAAGGGTGAAAAGGTGCGGTAAGAGCGCACCGCATTTTCGGTAACGAAAATGGCAGGGTAAACCCCACCGGGAGCAAAACCGAATAGGGATGGCATATGGGCTGGCTCCGCCCCGTCATCCGGGTTGGTTGCTGAAAACCAGAAGTAATTCTGGTTTTAGATGAATGGTCGCCTATCCAGCTTGGCTGGTGGACAGAACCCGGCTTATAGATCCTCTGGCTAAGAGATTGACTCATTAAAGTATAAGTAATTATTTTGAGCGCATTCTTTTGTTTTATTTACTTATTTGCTTTTCTTTTAGAAAAAGAAGTATGTAACTCTTTCCCCCGAATTGTAGCGCTGTAAAAATTCGTTCTTTGGGGATTCGATTTTTGAAATTCTTACGCTGAGCGGATTATTATGGCTCGATATACAAAATCCCGTGACTGGGGCTTTCCTCGTTGGCGCGGTTATACCGATACTAATCATGCTGCCCAGAAGGTGCGGATGTGTGACCGTGAAGGTTGTACTCTTCCAGGCAATTTCCCAGCCCCGAAATCACCCAACAGCCCTGAACGTTGGTATTTCTGCGAAGAGCATGTCACCGAATATAACCGCGGTTGGGATTATTTTGCCGGCTTATCCAAAGAAGAAGCCGCCAAGCGACAGGCCGAAGAAAAAAGCCAATCGACGGGGTATGCCTATTCAAGTTACAGTTGGGAAGGATCAGCATCAGGCCGTTCAAACGAAGTTATTCAGGCTCTTAAAGTCTTAGAATTAGAAGTCGATGCCGATTTCGAAGCCATTAAAATACAATGGCGTCTTTTGGCTAAAAAATGGCATCCTGATCTTAATGGAGGTAATGAGGAAGCCGCTAAGCGCTTTCAGGCCATTCAGGCTGCTTTTGATTTATTGAGAAACAGAGAAGAACGGGGTAGCCTTTAAAAAAGGCACTTTAATAATAGAAAAATAGTTAATCCGTTGATTCTGGTAAAGGTTTTTTCTGGGCAATATCAGCCGCAATGCTTTGCGCTTGCTGATAGGTCAAAGGGACAGAAAAGGTTAATACATTGTCACTGATAGGACTTCCCAGAACAAGCTGACTAAGCATTTTACCTTTGAATCTAATCTCAATCATCTGACTAAAACCATTACCAGCCGTGGCATCTGTCAGTTTTTCAGTACCTTCACCGGTCAGTGTGAGCATAATAACCGGATTGCCTTTTAATTGCGGTAGGGCTCGGGCATCAATAATTTCTGTTGGATCAATTTTCACCTCTCCAATGTAAAAACCGTCATCCCTTCGAGATTTTTGCGTGGGGTGGCTGTTTTCTTCCATAGGTATCGGTACTGCCTGAGAAGCAACAGGCGGTGCTGATAAAAGCAAAAGGCTGGATAATATCACTGATAGCGCTCCGCTGTAGCACGGATAAGGGCAATCATATTGGGAATACCTTGAGTGCGATTAGAACTCAGCTGATTTTTAAGATCAAAGGGCGCTAATAAAGCTTCGATGTCGGTCTCGACGATAGCAGACGGCGCTTTATCTTGAACCGCTAATAGAACCAAGGCGATAATACCTTTTGTAATGGCCGCATTAGAGTCAGCCAGAAAATGAAGGGTTCCGTCTTCTTTTCGGGTCGGATAGACCCAGACCGATGCAGAACAACCTTTAACCTTGGTTGCCTCTGTTTTTAAAGCTTCGGGCATTTCTTCAAGTCGCCGCCCCAGATCAATAAGCAAACGATAACGGTCATCACTTTCAAGAAAGCTGTATTCTTCTTCTAAATCAGTAAGATTGGTCATAAGATGCATTTATTCAGTTAAGGAAAGATATATCTTTTATGGCAATAAATAGCATAAAATAGCAATATAAATTGGATTATTGTGATAAAATTATCAATGCTATGCCCTTTTACCCACAGTTGAATAAACCTTCTTTTTTTCTCGATTTGATAGGGTGATCGATAAGGCTTTTTTTTAATCAATTTAAACATGTATTTTTTGTGAGAAAAAAGCGACCCCGCTTAACAGAAACGCAATCAGGAAAAAGGATATTTTTAAACCGGCAAGATTAGCAATAAAACCGACTAAAATAGGACCTGCCAAAACGCCCATATATCCTACTGTTGTCACAGCTGAAATCGCAAGATGGCTGGGCATGATAGTTTGTCGTCCGGCCGTACTATAAACAATCGGAACGATATTGGCACATCCTAAACCAATAAGGGCATATCCGATGAAGGTCGCAGAAACGACAGGCATAAAAATCACAATCAGATAACCTACCATAGCCAAAAGGCTTCCTAAAAAAACTGTTCGCATACTACCCAGTTTTTCAATAATCTTATTACCGAATAATCGGCCACAGGTCATAAGTGTCGAGAAACAGGCATATCCCCATCCCGCCTGTTCAACGGATACTTTTCGGATTGAAGTCAGAAAAATACCTCCCCAATCAAGCACTGCGCCTTCTGCAAGAAAGGCCACGCAACACATACCGCTTAAAAGCCAGACCATGCCTTTTGGTATAGAAAAAAACGAGCCAGTATTGCCCTCGCCTTTAACAGGTAACAAAAATTTCCAAACTGCTGCTAACAGACAAAAAAGAACAACCGAGCATAAGATCGCCGCCGCCAAAGGCGGAAATGCCTTTGAAAAAATGAGAGCCATGCCGCCCGCCCCTGCCGCGCCACCAATACTATACAAAGCATGGAACCCTGAAAGAATAGGGCGTTTAGCGCGTTTTTCGACAATAATAGCATGGATATTCATGCCGGCATCAACGGCACCAACAGCAGCACCCACAATTAAT encodes:
- a CDS encoding J domain-containing protein, with amino-acid sequence MARYTKSRDWGFPRWRGYTDTNHAAQKVRMCDREGCTLPGNFPAPKSPNSPERWYFCEEHVTEYNRGWDYFAGLSKEEAAKRQAEEKSQSTGYAYSSYSWEGSASGRSNEVIQALKVLELEVDADFEAIKIQWRLLAKKWHPDLNGGNEEAAKRFQAIQAAFDLLRNREERGSL
- a CDS encoding SufE family protein; this translates as MTNLTDLEEEYSFLESDDRYRLLIDLGRRLEEMPEALKTEATKVKGCSASVWVYPTRKEDGTLHFLADSNAAITKGIIALVLLAVQDKAPSAIVETDIEALLAPFDLKNQLSSNRTQGIPNMIALIRATAERYQ
- a CDS encoding MFS transporter, coding for MKSERIATATMFFLLGSAISIWGALIPFVKKHAAISDGQLGYLLLCLGLGAILSLPMAGSMVARFGCRLVITLGVIVTVVILPFIATLSSPVLLGLSLLIVGAAVGAVDAGMNIHAIIVEKRAKRPILSGFHALYSIGGAAGAGGMALIFSKAFPPLAAAILCSVVLFCLLAAVWKFLLPVKGEGNTGSFFSIPKGMVWLLSGMCCVAFLAEGAVLDWGGIFLTSIRKVSVEQAGWGYACFSTLMTCGRLFGNKIIEKLGSMRTVFLGSLLAMVGYLIVIFMPVVSATFIGYALIGLGCANIVPIVYSTAGRQTIMPSHLAISAVTTVGYMGVLAGPILVGFIANLAGLKISFFLIAFLLSGVAFFSQKIHV